One genomic window of Desulfotomaculum sp. includes the following:
- the addA gene encoding helicase-exonuclease AddAB subunit AddA, producing the protein MSCKKGICRLSAGINWTEEQKLAINTTGCNVLVSASAGTGKTSVLVGRIINLIVNQENPVDLDRLLVVTFTNAAAAEMRGRISQALADELDRKPFSMRLRRQLQLINKSSIGTLHSFCLDLIRQNFFKIGLDPAIRVLGEDEAALLRAATCEELFELRYDSKENSIFTSLVDCYGGSRDDSELQGLVLRLYDFARSTPNPQNWLKTAVKSFYPSADTDLEDLPWISVLKNYLSCRLKTILQFTARAAELCLKPDGPRGYFGALQDDLVNINNLIRCCSLSWAELHKAFQEIQFLPFSRAAKDVGEELKKQVKVLRERGKRNLKSLAEEFFSREPGEYLSELETVAPLVNELVKLVLDFDEVYRQVKKAQGVVDFSDLEQYALQILSAPGNEPGDLVPSEVALKLQERFDHVLVDEYQDINEVQDAVLNLVSRQSARGSNLFMVGDVKQSIYRFRLAEPGLFQARQNVFAFLESETCQIDNCNSGINLCLTNNMRSTKNIIDGVNFIFTLMMTPGVGEIDYSKSPLEFGATRPSEKLTPFFLNDAIEFHLLNSNPNTVELPDDEDVLETSGESIGGELQEDTVWESFEGIEGRRVEARYVAGRIKEMIAEARREGKNLSYRDMAVLMRSTIQTAGIFLEEFSAAGIPAYAESATGYFQASEVKTIISLLSVIDNPRQDIPLAGVLRSPLVGIGVEGMAKVRLCRKEGDFYDAVLAAAGMPSDELSGRLVAFLAMLKRWRAMSRQCRLPDLIHDIYRKTGYYDYAGGLPGGDQRQANLRALYDRACQYEGTVFRGLYRFLKYIERLQQNNRDLGSARALGENEDVVRIMSIHKSKGLEFPVVFVVSLDRPFNLQDLNRNVLLHKKLGIGPQLVNVTDRYSYPTLPKLALKAALKMETIAEELRVLYVAMTRAREKLILIGRVSDLRKEVIKWSNAGDFKEKQPFEPYLISAGSFLDLLGAALIRRHDAETLYQTTGLNLDLNTLNDLSRWEVKICGDDYKVPVVEEEPASQSSGILEKVRKLESLGGECGDEEKIEHLLGWRYPLNCFSVKPAKLTVTGLSEHSLYNDEDNSQLVSPEEKAAHRQGARRPNFLQKTNALTGAEKGSAVHLVMRHLNLDGKLTRESICAQIADLQKREILTQAQADVVNPDHLLAFFESPLGERVLSANKIYRETPFLIAVPAHEIYPCSVEGDSLSEKSLAASTAFVEQTVVVQGIIDCLLEEEGALVVIDYKTDYISSGNWERMKELAGRYRIQIEMYARAAQSVLTLPVKEKFLYFFGAGPYRL; encoded by the coding sequence CGTCTGCGGCGCCAATTGCAGCTGATCAATAAATCTTCGATTGGTACATTACATTCTTTTTGTCTTGACCTGATCAGACAAAACTTTTTTAAAATAGGGCTTGATCCTGCGATACGCGTACTCGGGGAGGATGAAGCCGCCCTGCTCAGGGCGGCAACTTGCGAAGAGCTGTTTGAATTGCGCTATGACAGCAAGGAAAATTCGATCTTTACCAGTTTGGTTGACTGCTACGGGGGTTCCCGTGATGACAGTGAACTTCAGGGATTGGTTTTACGCCTGTATGATTTTGCCCGGAGCACGCCCAATCCGCAAAACTGGCTTAAGACAGCCGTTAAAAGCTTTTATCCCTCTGCGGATACGGATCTTGAAGACCTTCCCTGGATAAGTGTTTTAAAAAATTATCTGTCCTGCCGGCTTAAAACAATCCTCCAGTTCACGGCAAGAGCGGCTGAATTATGTTTAAAACCTGACGGTCCCCGCGGGTATTTCGGCGCCTTGCAGGATGATTTGGTTAATATTAATAATCTTATCCGCTGCTGCAGCCTTTCCTGGGCGGAGCTGCACAAAGCTTTTCAGGAGATTCAATTTTTACCTTTCAGCCGCGCTGCTAAGGATGTCGGCGAGGAACTGAAGAAACAGGTTAAAGTATTGCGGGAGAGGGGCAAAAGGAATTTAAAAAGTCTGGCTGAGGAGTTTTTCTCGCGGGAACCCGGCGAATATCTTTCCGAACTGGAAACTGTTGCTCCTCTGGTTAACGAGCTGGTTAAACTGGTTCTGGATTTCGATGAAGTATACCGGCAGGTTAAAAAAGCCCAGGGCGTTGTTGATTTCAGCGACCTGGAGCAGTACGCGCTCCAGATTTTAAGCGCTCCGGGGAACGAGCCGGGTGATCTGGTTCCGTCGGAAGTTGCCCTTAAGCTGCAGGAGCGTTTTGACCATGTGCTGGTAGACGAGTATCAGGATATTAATGAGGTCCAGGACGCTGTTTTAAACCTGGTTTCCCGTCAGAGCGCCAGAGGGTCAAATCTTTTTATGGTCGGCGATGTAAAACAGAGCATTTACAGGTTCAGGCTGGCCGAACCCGGGCTTTTTCAAGCCAGGCAGAATGTGTTTGCTTTTTTAGAAAGCGAAACTTGTCAGATAGATAATTGTAATTCCGGGATAAACCTTTGCTTAACGAACAACATGCGGAGCACGAAAAACATAATTGACGGTGTAAACTTTATTTTTACGCTGATGATGACGCCAGGCGTCGGCGAAATTGATTACAGTAAAAGCCCGCTCGAATTTGGCGCGACCCGTCCGTCCGAAAAGCTGACACCATTCTTTTTAAACGACGCCATCGAGTTCCATCTCCTTAATTCCAACCCAAATACTGTTGAATTACCTGATGACGAAGATGTATTGGAAACAAGCGGGGAAAGCATTGGCGGAGAATTACAGGAAGATACCGTTTGGGAATCTTTTGAGGGAATTGAAGGAAGGCGGGTTGAAGCAAGGTATGTTGCCGGCAGGATCAAGGAAATGATTGCTGAAGCGAGACGGGAAGGCAAAAATCTATCATACAGGGATATGGCTGTTTTGATGCGGAGTACCATACAGACGGCAGGAATATTTCTTGAAGAATTTAGTGCGGCAGGTATTCCGGCTTATGCTGAATCTGCCACAGGTTATTTCCAGGCATCCGAAGTAAAGACAATCATTTCCCTGCTTTCTGTGATAGATAACCCAAGGCAGGATATACCTTTAGCCGGTGTTTTAAGGTCTCCCCTTGTTGGTATCGGGGTTGAAGGAATGGCTAAAGTACGCCTTTGCCGGAAAGAAGGCGATTTCTACGACGCAGTACTGGCCGCCGCCGGGATGCCTTCGGATGAATTATCCGGCAGGCTGGTTGCTTTTTTGGCTATGCTGAAACGATGGCGTGCCATGTCGCGCCAGTGCCGTTTACCGGACCTGATTCACGATATATACCGTAAGACCGGTTATTATGATTACGCCGGCGGACTGCCCGGAGGGGATCAGCGTCAGGCCAACCTGCGTGCCCTTTATGACAGGGCCTGCCAGTATGAAGGAACTGTTTTTCGGGGATTATACCGTTTTCTCAAATATATTGAGCGCCTTCAACAGAATAACCGCGACCTCGGTTCCGCAAGAGCGCTTGGGGAAAACGAAGATGTGGTCAGAATAATGAGCATCCACAAGAGCAAGGGTCTGGAGTTTCCCGTAGTGTTTGTAGTGAGCTTGGACAGGCCGTTTAATCTCCAGGATTTGAACAGGAATGTCCTTCTTCATAAAAAGCTCGGCATCGGCCCACAGCTCGTCAATGTGACGGACAGGTACAGTTACCCTACTCTGCCGAAACTGGCTCTAAAGGCTGCCCTCAAAATGGAAACTATAGCGGAGGAACTGCGGGTTCTATATGTTGCTATGACACGGGCCCGTGAAAAGCTTATTTTAATCGGCCGTGTCTCCGATCTCCGGAAAGAAGTTATAAAATGGTCCAATGCCGGAGATTTCAAGGAAAAGCAGCCCTTTGAACCATATTTGATTTCCGCCGGGTCTTTTCTTGACCTGCTGGGCGCCGCCCTGATCAGGCGCCATGATGCGGAAACTCTTTATCAAACTACCGGCCTTAACCTGGATTTGAATACCCTTAATGATCTTTCCCGCTGGGAAGTAAAAATCTGCGGTGATGATTATAAAGTACCGGTTGTGGAAGAGGAACCGGCTTCACAGTCCTCCGGGATACTTGAAAAAGTGCGGAAACTCGAATCTCTGGGCGGGGAATGCGGAGACGAAGAGAAAATAGAACATCTGCTTGGCTGGCGTTATCCTTTAAACTGCTTCTCGGTCAAACCGGCAAAATTAACCGTAACAGGCTTAAGTGAACATTCATTATACAATGATGAGGACAATTCGCAGCTTGTTTCCCCGGAGGAGAAAGCAGCTCACCGTCAGGGCGCCAGGCGGCCGAATTTTTTGCAAAAGACAAATGCCTTGACCGGAGCGGAGAAGGGAAGCGCCGTACATCTGGTTATGCGGCATCTGAACCTGGACGGAAAGTTAACAAGAGAAAGCATCTGTGCTCAAATCGCCGATTTGCAGAAACGGGAAATACTTACGCAAGCCCAGGCCGATGTTGTAAATCCGGATCATCTTCTGGCTTTCTTTGAATCACCGCTTGGCGAAAGAGTGCTTTCGGCAAATAAAATATACCGGGAAACCCCTTTTCTTATAGCTGTTCCTGCTCATGAGATATATCCCTGCTCTGTTGAAGGTGATTCTCTGTCCGAAAAAAGCCTGGCTGCATCCACGGCCTTTGTTGAGCAGACAGTTGTAGTTCAGGGCATTATTGACTGTCTTTTGGAGGAAGAGGGGGCCCTTGTAGTTATTGATTATAAAACAGATTATATAAGCTCCGGTAATTGGGAAAGGATGAAAGAACTGGCGGGGCGCTACCGTATCCAAATTGAAATGTATGCCAGGGCTGCCCAATCTGTCTTAACGCTGCCTGTCAAAGAAAAATTTTTGTACTTTTTTGGAGCTGGACCATACAGGTTGTAA